The following nucleotide sequence is from Echeneis naucrates chromosome 5, fEcheNa1.1, whole genome shotgun sequence.
tattaataCTCAATTTGACATCATTCACTATTTTCTGAGATTTTAGACACTGTACATTAAACATTGTTTGATGATTGAATAACTGTCAGATGCACTATGATTAAGATTATTGGTGGCTTCATCATGGTGTCGTGTTTTTACTACCTTTAAAAATGTCAGGAGAAAGTAGAACTTCCCACAAGCTCCCTTAATGAAACTGAGCCACAAAATGCCACAATTCAAAGTCAACgttctttttcatttgtcccATTTTCTGACAGATTCACATTCAATCCAATTGCGTAAACCTAAGATCTGTGCCGCTGGGTGTTTGCTTGTTTGGTCCATTTTCTAATCCAGACTTGCTTGATGATCTTGgttgttttgtacattttacaGGAGGTTGAGTTCTTGACGACCTCAATAGGTCAGTTCAAAGTTGTCCAGACCAAGTATGTTGAAGCAAAAGACAGTCTGAATGTTCTGAACAAGAACAATAAAGGtgagtaaaatacattttatttcccaTCCTTCCTAACTTTGTTCACTTTGTCACTGGAATAATTGATACTTCAACCGATCAGCCTTCACATAAGGACTGCATCAGTCTAATCAGAAGAATTTAGTAGTGtattgtaatatatatattctccTCAAAGGGTTCACTGTACATCAGTGGGTggtacaaaataataaaataccaATTCAGTCTGAATTTGATTATTTGTTAATCTTCCAATTAtcctttctgtcctttttcttgCAGGAAAAGAATTGCTCGTCCCTCTGACCAGCTCTGTATCCTTCCTTACAGCGAAACAGCCCGAAGTTCATATTTCACTTTTGTGTCAGGTGTGCTTTCCAAGATGACGTGTGTATACTTTTTTCTTGACCTTGCTGCTCCTTAGATGTACGTCCCTGGCACATTAAATGATGTCGAGCATTGTTTGGTTGATGTGGGAACAGGCTATTATGTTGAAAAGGTAAGAAGAAATcttaaatcaaaaatcaaatttaattaatttcccTTTATTCAGATAGTCTAAAATAATTTTCCTAACACCGTTTCCATTTGCCCATCTCCACAGAATGTTGAAGACTCAAAGGCATTCTTCAAGCGCAAAATAGACTTCCTCACAAAGCAAATAGAGAAAATTCAGCCAGCACTCCAGGAAAAACATGCTATGAAACAAGGCAAGTCGAACCACATTTTCGATAGATTACAGTTTTCCTTTAGAATGGGTATCTGGTTTTATCCCTGGTGCCTTGTATACtgaattataatttttaaacattaaacaggaTTTAAGTTCCAGGGATCTGCAATATTGGGAAAGAAATGGGgaagtgttttgtcttttttctgagggtgggggaaaaaaattcttCACCTAAGAAatggtttgtttgggttttgtttttttgtttggttttgtttgttagttagtTTTTTATGTTGCAATTTTTAAATGCAATCCTTTTTACTGagattgtttcatttaatttgcagcggacaacaaccacaaaatatCATATCAATTTCCATGAAATAGACAATAGGAAATAATGTTGTCAACTTGGTGGCTTTCCCACTGGATTTGGCAAATTTTCAGACACTCCAAgcattttaaattagaaattagGTATATATGGGAATATACTGGGAATTTACATAATATAGATTAGAAACTACAGATCAAAATCTGTTTGAAAATGCTTCATTACTCATGATGCCAACCAGTTTCATCCTTTAGCTCAGGACATAAATGATCCTGCTATTTATTAAACCTTATTTAATacattgtgttttatcttgCAGCTGTGATCGAAGTTATGAATGTCAAGATCCAGCAACTACAACAGAGCCAACAATCATCGCAGATGACCAAGGCTTAATGAGaattttgttctttattttttgtttttttgtttgtgtgacaaaaaagCTTACATGTGTTGTTGTAAGACAGTAAAATGCCATTCAACACGGTGAAATAATTTTAATCACTGAAGAATGGGGAAAAACgtcacttttctttctgtctgaaGTAAGTGCACAAACCTGAACACCAGTATGTACTTAATTTCCGATTAGCTGGGTTTGCTTAGTTGAAAATGCCACTGATCATTCAAGGAATATTAAAGTTTTTAAGCATATGTGCCATTAAAACTTGGGCCAGAGgatattgtgttttcatttctgttccATTTTCATTAACATATTTCAGTGAAATCTTTGAATTTGGCAAAAACATTAACTTGAACTCACAGATGAAATAGAAATCTGTCTGTCAGAGGTGAAGGTCCTAGCGTCCTTAAATGGATACAAAAAATAGTCTTTGTCAAttcttattttatgaaaatagGTATTAATGTGCCTAGTATGACACAGATATGTAAAAAGGTCAACAGTTTAAGTCATATTTTAAAGATAATCTTCACTATGAATCTCATAGTCTGGTAAGTAAAAATACTTCCAGCCTTGAGTCATTTAACTCAGGATTGGGACATTTTGGCCATGCTTCCTGCAGGGTGATATACAACCGTGAAActaattttagttttcattgCACCATTCACCATCAACAGTCAGAATCTGTAAAGCTAGACAAACTAAATTGTTTTAGACAGAACTTTTAAAGCCCAGTATAAACAggcattttttcccccctctgatTGTATGTGGGCAAAGTGATGCTGGGAATTACACAATACTTCACAAAGTGTGCAGAAAACAGAACAGTACAGCAAAGAGTTTTCCTCAgcctcgtgtgtgtgtggaccatCAATGTACAAAGCTTTAAAACAAGGAATAATGGCAGATAACAAGAGCTCTTCAGGCAGCACTGCAAATTAATGTCAGTGCGAAGTACAAATCAATGTTATCTACCATCGTAATGTTTCTATGAAACATCGTCTCTACAGCTTCAGTGCACAGTTTGATCACCTCGTCATGTGGAAACTAAACCAAACCATGATATCTTCCATTCTTTCGTGTTAAGATGGTTATGTTTAAAACGGCCTTTAACTCTGCTGTACTGGATACACCACCACATAACCATCGAgttgaaggaaacaaacaaacagtttgttCTACACTTGATTCGGTTTAAAGTAAGACTAATAAAAGTCATATTCTGTGTGTGACTTCATGAAAAAACCTCACATTCTGTGTAGTGACATTTTAAGCTTTTTGCaaagaggacacacaaaaagtTAGTGACACTGAAATTCTTCATGTTCTGTCCACTTTGCTTTTTAGAGTACCTGGGTGTTGACAAGCAGTAGAAACTAAACAGaactaaatatatttacataaacaCAGTCATTTAGAGGAGTCtgttaatgaatatttattttcatattactGTAATGTAGTGTCACTAAAATTCAGTGGAAATTTGGTTTTCTCCtctcaacatttaaaaaaatgttaccCGTACAAAAATTTTGTTCTGGATgttttcgttgttgttgttgttgttgtgtttgtttgtttgttttcccaaaaCTGCCTCCAGTTTCTGACAcggcttttttaaaaatgtgtatgaCAGTTACTTTTACACTTCAGCACCgtttaaatgtaatttacaaTTAGATTTTCAATGGAAGGGTTTAACTTgaaatggagtgtgtgtgtatttttacatatatttgcTTTGGCTGGGCTGTCTCCGGGCGGCCGTCCAGCAGCTCTGTCCCCGTTTAGAGGTCACAGTCGGCGGTTGCTACGCTGCGGTGTTGGCGTTGCTGTTGCCGGGGCGGCAGGGGCGGAGGCGGGATGCAGCCTGCTGGGACGGACGGTGGCAGACAGAGGACGCAGCTGTCACATGCTCACCCAGTGCCGCTTCGGAGCTGACCCGTCGGGCGAGGAGTCGAGCTGAGCGACGTCTTTCGTAAAATGGGAGCCAGGTTTTAataaaaggggggaaaaaaataaaaataaaaagccaacgTGTGTGTTACTTCGGAGCTTTTGAAGTTACGCCGCGCGCTAACCTGCCGCTTGGACGGAACACGTTCGGCCGTGTAACTAACGTTACCAGTTGCCGGGGAGACGGTAGTTAAGAGAAGAAAGCGACGCAAACCGGCTGTAGGTAAAAAGTACGGACACTCGTTTTAAAACCGCCTTCCGAGAATAAACTCAGCGGGAGAAGTGAAATCcctctgagctgaagaggacGTCGTAAAAGGGCGAGGATCGAAGCAGCATGGTGAGTGTTGGGCCTGGACGTTGGCACGTTAGCTAACATAAGACAACCTGTTTGCGTCCTTTCCACCATTTGACTCGGAGCAGAGGAAGCTCGGTGACACTGACTGACCCTCCGGCACTTGCACTAAAGTCACTCATAGTTGGTGTCCGTGCTCCAAAATACGACCTTTATTTACTTACATGTTCATGTTAACCATGTGTTATGCcaacctgtcaatcaaagtggCTAAGGATAGTGTAAAGTCAGGGCGGTCCTCACTGGTCTGCTAAGAAACTTAAGCTAGTTAGCTGAGGGCGAGTATTTTTGGTGTCGCTGGTTACCTGATGGCCGGCTACACAACCATCAAGCAAATCAAACACACTGCCCAACACGTGTTCAAGAACACGTTGAATTCGGGCAAAAAATATGAACCCTCGCCTAATGGCTAGTTGCACTAAATGTATAATTACACTccctttgctttgttttccgTGTAGCGATCCCTGCACGTGATTATAGTTGAATGTTAGCTgttacacaacacaaataaataattggtTTTATCATTAAGGCCCTGGCGCTAAGTCGAAAGGACCTGACTGGATGGTTTACTCGTGAGTTTAAACACGCCAGGAGAAAGGCTAACGTTTTTGAGTAGCGTCGCATGTTTGAAGGTGCATGGGCACGTCGGCGCCATGTGCTTTCTTCCTGACCCTCACTGCTACTCTTCCCCTGGAGCACATGTCCGCTGGACTGATACCGCATTTGGACTGCACACTCGTTTCACTGAGAAGTATCTGAGATCGGGGCCTTTTGCCAGTTTTGCATTAACGACTGAACTGATAATACAGTGGATGAGTAGTCCGAATGTATTGTTCCGAGTCATGCTGCAAAGCACGGGCGGACCTGCGCCATGTATGGTTACATGTGGACGACTGAGAGGCTGGTGTCATTGTTTGGGGAGCCAATGGAAGCTCAGTTAGAtgatgatgtgtgtatgtgaaagacagacagacagagggggagaggaggccTTGCGAATATGCAAAGCCGGATTACAGACTGTTACGTTCTCAATTCAACGGGCTGGCAATGAAATATTTGAGTGAGGAAGTCTGCTCCAATGGTTGTTGGGGGAGGAATTACTGTCACTCAGTGGTGGAGTACTGACTAGTAGTGTTTTAAAGGCAATCATTACTTACCAATTGCATGCTGATCTTTTATTGAACAGCCTTTCTGGTTCAACTAGTAAGCACATGGTAGGTGTCTTTGCTTAAGGTAAGACCGATGCCTTCTGATATGCTCTGGCTGTTTGGCGTTGTTCAAATGGCCTTTTTCAGATTTCTAAGTTGATGACATCAGGCAAATTACCTTTCATGAATCCTGGGCGTGCTGtcattgtttaaatgtaatTGATATTCAACGACACTTGTCATTGTCATACTAAACAGTACTGCACATATGGTATTTGATGTATAAAGTATGCATTATCATGTTTAAACTATCCTTTATTCCCCTTCTGTTCTTCCTATGCCTACAATGCCATCTAACTGACAACGCTTTCAGatatccaaaaatgttttgcttccCATTTTGTGTGACTTGTATACCAAGAGACCTTGAGATGTGATCACACTGGTTGCAATGTTTTTCAACAGGTCAACTGATGATTACATAGTCGGGGCTCTATTATTATGATATACTTGATACTTCTAGGTAGAACCACACCCATCAAACACTTAATTTACTTTGATTTCAACTTAAGATCCATAAAGATCACACCTGCTAAAGTATTTAAATACCACCTTTGTGCCAGTTTCCACTAAAGTAGATTTTTCCAGGACCACATTTTGCCACAATAACACAGACTCACgatgcgaaaaaaaaaaaaaaaaaaaatagtgagcCTGCTGCTGTGGATTCTAGTAATTGCAGTCTTGACCTTTTAATGGCCTCTTCCCTTCTTCTATACCCCTTGGTCGGACAGcaccatttattttaatctcaACTTGATATCTATAAAGCGTTGAGAGTGTATCTTGCAAGTTTTGACACTCTTGCAGCGACTAAATGTGTTGACAGACACACATCCGTAAAAATTTCTTAAAACCTCAATATCTGCTCTAGTTGGTGTCtcaacaaccacaaaacatacacacacacacacagagcaggtaatgtgcaaaataaaacattgcatTCTTGCTTTAACTGCACCATTGTTTTATTACAATGTGCAGCAggatgttttaataaaaaaatatttaatgtaatAGTgtagtatatattttttttaccctgtAGGTTACCACAAAGGGAGCAGGTCTGAATCCCAATGCTAAAGTGTGGCAGGAGGTGCCTGCCCACCAGAATGATATCCCAGAGGGGACTGAGGATTCTCCTTGGCTGCAGGCCTACCCTTCTTCTTCTGAGATGACCAATGGTAAGAGGATATTCGGAGAGAACATTTTCTAACCTTATTTATCTCCTTCTTGTCCTTAACATCTTAGATAAATTTTACATTGAAATAAACCAAACCACTCTGTCCTATACTGGAACAGCACTCAACTTTGGTAGACCATCTGTTACTTGTACAGTCAaggagagggttttttttttttttgtttgtttgggtttttttgtttttttgttttttttactttaccaAGAAAGTTGTACATATGGTACATGAGGGAATTACTTCAGGGTTtttaactaaataaaatatgtggCAAAACATGTTAAGAGCGTTGAGTGTCATCTAAATATGACAGTTATCTCACAAGCATTTTGTGACCGCCCTGCCTTCTCTATGTTAGGTTACTCAGATGGTCCTCCTGCAGAGTGTAAAGGATACAATGCTGAATTTCCTGACAGCACTGCTGACTATGCCTCTGTTCCCCCAGAGGGTTTTGTGAATGGGATCAACCACCCTGACCTGGGGTATCTAGTGTTTGAACCACAAAGTGAATCAACCATGGATGATGTTGTTTCTAACGATAAACCAATATCTAAGGAAAGTCTCAGAGAATCTTTGAAGAAACAGCTTGAGATGTGCTTTTCTAGGtaagtaataaaaaaattacaatcacatttttttccctacaccatacattttaatcatttcttGTGTTACTTCCCCTCaatgcacatttcattttactATTAATtagattaattaattattaattatcatGCATTATTTTTGATGGATTTGAAACATACTGATATTTTCCTGATATATTGTATTTCCGGGTGAATACTGCATATACATTTAAGTTTTCACACTGGCAGGTAAACTTGagagtaattatttttttgaatATCTACTTTCATCAGAATTTGTCTGAACCACGGATTCCTTAAACTTTTCTGTCTTGGGCCTGTCTTTAGCCCATAAAGCCTATAAAGAATATTAAGCAAGTTGGCAGAATTCGCAATCAGTGTACCAAACAAATCTCTATATTTCAACACTTTTTACATTGATCATTACACCATGTGCTAGGAGcccattacatttaaatgaacaggCCTGAGGCTGTTCATTACTGACTTTTAGAGTCAGAGTTGATCGGAGTTgtcaaattttcaaaaatgtttcttttctatCAGTTTTTGTCGCAAAAGTCTACAATCAAGACATtatgtattttactttttatagaCTTCTGTTGTTTGGGTGTTTTCAGGGAAAACCTCTCTAAGGACCTGTACCTGATATCTCAGATGGACAGTGATCAGTTTGTTCCAATCTGGACTATTGCTTGCATGGAGGACATCAAAGCTCTCACTACTGACATGGACCTCATTCTGGATGTGCTGCGAGGTACTTT
It contains:
- the pfdn5 gene encoding prefoldin subunit 5, which translates into the protein MAVNLTDLSLPQLEGLKAQLDQEVEFLTTSIGQFKVVQTKYVEAKDSLNVLNKNNKGKELLVPLTSSMYVPGTLNDVEHCLVDVGTGYYVEKNVEDSKAFFKRKIDFLTKQIEKIQPALQEKHAMKQAVIEVMNVKIQQLQQSQQSSQMTKA